In Arachis stenosperma cultivar V10309 chromosome 1, arast.V10309.gnm1.PFL2, whole genome shotgun sequence, one DNA window encodes the following:
- the LOC130974880 gene encoding uncharacterized protein LOC130974880 yields MGKCQAMHKYVGVFLALLVAFNHTHLTQGRKIIKPLNTNNITLDHDSSSVGDSGKKSMVVLLESLEAKKVSVNGVGPGPSPGAGHRKTDGKDNVMKSMGAVVVVVKNNQDVKDSINGVGPGHSPGVGHKN; encoded by the coding sequence ATGGGAAAATGTCAGGCCATGCACAAATATGTTGGTGTTTTTCTTGCACTTCTTGTTGCTTTCAACCATACCCATCTAACTCAAGGAAGGAAGATCATAAAACCATTGAACACAAACAACATTACTCTTGATCATGATTCAAGCAGCGTTGGCGATTCCGGCAAAAAATCAATGGTGGTATTATTGGAGAGTTTAGAAGCTAAGAAAGTTTCTGTGAATGGTGTTGGGCCAGGTCCAAGTCCTGGTGCTGGTCACAGAAAAACTGACGGAAAAGATAACGTTATGAAATCAATGGGGGCGGTAGTAGTAGTAGTTAAGAATAATCAAGATGTTAAAGATTCTATTAATGGGGTTGGTCCAGGTCATAGTCCTGGTGTAGGGCACAAAAATTAA